In Henriciella litoralis, the genomic window CCGCATCATGAAAATCGGCACAGAGCCGCGCTCGGTAACGGCCCAGTCGAGCGGCTCATCATGGTCCTCGACTGGCAGATTATCCATCATCTGGGCGTGAAAGCCGAGACCGCAGGTAAACACCCGTCCATCCTTGCGGATGTCAGAAATAGCGCGGTCATAATGGCCCTTGCCGTACCCAATGCGCGTTCCGGCGCCGTCAAATCCCAGCAATGGCACCAGCATCAGGGTCGGCTGAACGCGCACGGCGTCCTCTGAAGGTTCGCTAAGGCCGAACGCCCGGTCCTCCAGCGCATCGCCTGGCTGCCAGAGCCGGAATGACATCTCGCCAGCATCAATGCGCGGCAAAGCCAGCTTCGCCCCGGCCTTCGCCAGCTTTCCCATCAGCGGCCGAGGGTCAATCTCGCTGCTGATCGGCAGATAGCCGCTGACAATCGGCCCATAGCGTTCAAGCAGCTTCATTGGAAACTTGTCCGCAAGCGTTTCGCCGGCATCCGGGTCGCGGGCATGGGCTTCTTCGCGCAGGGTCTTCAACTCATCGCGCAGGGCCTGTTTGTCGGCAGCACTCAAACCGCAGTCTCTTCTTCTGCAAGACCAACCAGCGCGCGGGCATAGGCCTTGGCGCTAAAGGGCTGGAGGTCTTCTGCGCGTTCGCCAACGCCGACGAAGTGAATTGGCAGATCATGGGCCTCAGCCACCGCAACGAGGACGCCGCCTTTTGCGGTGCCATCGAGCTTCGTCATCACAATGCCAGACACCTCAGCCGTGTGACGGAAGGCCTCGACCTGCGAGAGCGCATTCTGGCCGACCGTCGCATCCAGAACGAGGATCACATCATGCGGCGCGTCCGGATCGAGCTTGCGCGTCACCCGAACGATCTTGGCGAGCTCGGACATCAGCTCGGCCTTGTTCTGCAGACGGCCCGCCGTGTCGACGAGAACAAGATCGAGATCTTCGGCTTTCGCCCGTTCAATCGCTTCATAAACAAGTCCGGCCGCGTCTGCGCCCGTCGGCTTGGACATCACTGGAATATCGGCCCGCTCCCCCCAGACGGTGAGTTGCTCAATGGCGGCCGCGCGGAATGTATCACCGGCGACGAGCAGCGCCTTGGCGCCCTGTTCCTTAAGTTTGGAGGCAATCTTGCCGATCGTGGTCGTCTTGCCGGAGCCGTTGACGCCGACAAACAGCACGACGCGCGGGCGAGGCCCATCAGAGAAATCGACGATCTTTTCGCGCGGCTTCATGATGGCTTCGATTTCTTCAGCCAGCGCGAAGCGGATGTCGTCATCGGTGACATCCTTGTCAAAGCGGGTCTTTGCGAGATTGGTTGTGACGCGCGAGGCGACCTTTGCGCCGAGGTCTGAAGTAATCAGAAGATCTTCAAGATCTTCCAGCGCCTCATCATCGAGCCTGCGGCGATTGAAAACGCCTGTAAGACTGGTGCCAAGTTTCGACGAGGATTTTGACAGTCCGCCCGAAAGCTTACCGAAAAAGCCTGGATCGCGGACTTCGGCATAGGGGTCTGGCTCACCGCGCGCGATGGCGGCCTGGCGCTCTTCTTCCTTGAGGCGGGCTGCCTCACGGGCCGCTTCGGCTTTGCGCCGATCTTCCAGCAGCTTCAGTTCAGCTTCAGCTTTTTGCCGCGCGGCCTGACGTTCGGCCTCGGCGGCACGCGCGCGCTCGGCTTCTTCCTCGAGACGCTTGGCTTCGGCTTCGGCGGCCTCGGCAGCTTGCCGGGCAGCTTCATCGGCTTCAGCCTTCTGCCGGGCTTCGGTAGCGGCCTTGCGGGCAGCTTCTCTCGCCTCTTCAGCGCGCTTCGTTTCAGCTTCAAGCCGTTCGACTTCTGCGGCAGCTTCTGCTTGTTCGCGCTTCTGACGCTCTTCCCAGGCCTTGTTGGCCTCGGCGACCGCGCGGTCGATCTCGGCCTGTTCAGCGGCCTTACGCTCCGCTTCAGCCTTTTCAGCCGCTTCC contains:
- the ftsY gene encoding signal recognition particle-docking protein FtsY — encoded protein: MILWFGKKKKKEELQDAGAAMPEPQLSAEELAAKEAAEKAEAERKAAEQAEIDRAVAEANKAWEERQKREQAEAAAEVERLEAETKRAEEAREAARKAATEARQKAEADEAARQAAEAAEAEAKRLEEEAERARAAEAERQAARQKAEAELKLLEDRRKAEAAREAARLKEEERQAAIARGEPDPYAEVRDPGFFGKLSGGLSKSSSKLGTSLTGVFNRRRLDDEALEDLEDLLITSDLGAKVASRVTTNLAKTRFDKDVTDDDIRFALAEEIEAIMKPREKIVDFSDGPRPRVVLFVGVNGSGKTTTIGKIASKLKEQGAKALLVAGDTFRAAAIEQLTVWGERADIPVMSKPTGADAAGLVYEAIERAKAEDLDLVLVDTAGRLQNKAELMSELAKIVRVTRKLDPDAPHDVILVLDATVGQNALSQVEAFRHTAEVSGIVMTKLDGTAKGGVLVAVAEAHDLPIHFVGVGERAEDLQPFSAKAYARALVGLAEEETAV
- a CDS encoding 5-formyltetrahydrofolate cyclo-ligase, giving the protein MSAADKQALRDELKTLREEAHARDPDAGETLADKFPMKLLERYGPIVSGYLPISSEIDPRPLMGKLAKAGAKLALPRIDAGEMSFRLWQPGDALEDRAFGLSEPSEDAVRVQPTLMLVPLLGFDGAGTRIGYGKGHYDRAISDIRKDGRVFTCGLGFHAQMMDNLPVEDHDEPLDWAVTERGSVPIFMMRTFAKSGGDGPDAA